One window from the genome of Saccharicrinis carchari encodes:
- a CDS encoding DUF6588 family protein produces MKNSPLILLLIFNLSFVSAQKEVVDFLQTPEIIQDAASTYLNPMTQMLGSNLQASWYNSAKTHRFLGFDVSIGMSSSATAATQRGYHLNQVPGFDENYKVKDGSFSIAANVAGKTESHPTIINRLSGREIQLPRGEGQDKVKLPIISGGLGLPYNTELRVKLMPKIDKDGMGNLFQYGLGIKHSVKEYLPGINKIPAISLAIFGAYSSISSDASLHYASSSTSVQQLNTAAKAYTGRLLLGFDVPVFSAFMGLGYSSSSVEYALKGNYFVGDVLNETEEKDPLTINYDLGTIALDFGLKAKLGMVQVFAAYSPGAYANFSFGVGIHVM; encoded by the coding sequence ATGAAAAATTCGCCCTTGATTTTGCTCTTGATTTTCAACTTGTCTTTTGTCAGCGCACAAAAGGAGGTGGTTGATTTTTTGCAGACCCCCGAAATAATTCAGGATGCGGCTTCTACTTATCTTAATCCAATGACGCAAATGCTGGGCAGCAATTTACAAGCAAGTTGGTATAACTCCGCAAAAACACACCGCTTTCTGGGCTTTGATGTTTCAATTGGCATGTCGTCAAGTGCAACAGCTGCTACCCAACGGGGTTATCACCTCAACCAAGTGCCCGGGTTTGATGAAAACTATAAGGTTAAAGACGGTAGTTTTTCGATTGCTGCAAATGTGGCCGGCAAAACGGAAAGTCACCCAACCATAATAAACAGATTAAGTGGCAGAGAAATACAACTTCCCCGGGGCGAGGGGCAGGATAAAGTTAAGTTGCCTATTATTTCGGGTGGACTTGGGTTGCCTTATAATACCGAACTTAGAGTAAAGCTCATGCCTAAAATTGACAAGGACGGAATGGGTAATTTGTTTCAATATGGTCTGGGCATCAAGCACAGTGTAAAAGAATATCTTCCCGGAATAAATAAAATCCCCGCTATATCCTTAGCTATTTTTGGTGCCTACTCTTCTATCAGCAGCGATGCTTCGTTACACTACGCATCGTCATCCACCTCTGTTCAGCAGCTTAACACGGCGGCGAAGGCCTACACAGGCCGACTTCTGCTGGGCTTTGATGTACCTGTTTTTTCAGCCTTTATGGGCTTGGGTTATTCTTCTTCGTCAGTTGAATATGCCTTAAAAGGCAATTATTTTGTAGGTGATGTGCTGAATGAGACAGAAGAAAAAGATCCTTTAACAATCAATTACGATTTAGGAACGATAGCGCTTGATTTTGGGCTTAAGGCAAAATTGGGCATGGTACAGGTATTTGCAGCCTATTCTCCCGGCGCGTATGCCAATTTCAGTTTTGGTGTTGGGATTCATGTGATGTGA
- a CDS encoding TonB-dependent receptor encodes MKLTSLVFFILILSVSALNGQSTGEIKGWIISEEGSALDHVNLSVVETGKGTYSDEKGYFSINDIAPGDYTLEASAIGYATAQKRIKLEALETTTVNISLKKLRFQLSGITVKGGALQNRNSPASISTVHLNSIKKLHLSNPQQILYQVPGVEIGAYNQGGTADVFTMRGFSGGGHEGQAAIEVDGISLNEGEGSHDGYADMNLIIPLNISKVDVYKGPSSVLFGRYAMAGTLSFETRKDGEYQDLSLKGGSFETFDGQIALGKPFELGDNTLRTNFAAQLYRTKGFTENAEFLKGNLNGRVAYDVGDHTDIALNLKGYSGTWDAPGYIPGEQFNELDRRNKQALNAENDGGAKNFASERLDVNHSFNENLRLLVFGYAVQQDYQRYAKFSYQPGGQSENNNKRNVYAVGANLNGKHAFGFMDVNWVGGLEFYNEMTNSKRWGTENRVRRALRQKRNYNLQSFSAFAQGEFEISTYFRPTVGLRYDVYNGTLELRDPGVAEENKSLNDLSHVSPKIGFRSTLFPGFDFKANVSNGFIIPPSAIRYNSDMDVDPAEIWQYEAGIVYGRSSFFNVNLTGFILNTSKEISETAPGSGEFFNSGTTQRRGLEMGLKAQPFDRFHITASFAYTSTEVMDNVNKDLEGKELTNIPRTVTSLSLDYTLKYGFGARINMRDIGKYATGQTNSFFYEGYTVADAALFYNLGSNSSHSGQFFVELNNMFDLNYATYVFDLGQGQSYGPAPLRNFTIGVAYNL; translated from the coding sequence ATGAAGCTTACATCCTTAGTGTTTTTTATTTTGATACTATCTGTCTCAGCACTCAATGGCCAGTCTACAGGCGAAATTAAGGGATGGATTATTTCCGAGGAAGGTTCCGCCCTGGACCATGTGAATCTATCGGTTGTAGAAACCGGCAAAGGAACCTATTCAGATGAAAAAGGATATTTTTCCATTAACGATATTGCTCCGGGAGATTATACTTTAGAGGCTTCGGCCATCGGTTATGCTACAGCCCAAAAGAGGATAAAACTGGAAGCCCTGGAAACTACTACGGTAAATATAAGCTTGAAAAAATTGCGCTTTCAACTATCAGGTATTACGGTAAAGGGAGGCGCCCTGCAAAATCGTAATAGTCCGGCTAGCATCAGCACAGTGCATCTCAACAGCATTAAAAAACTTCATCTTAGCAATCCCCAGCAAATCCTGTATCAAGTTCCGGGGGTAGAAATTGGAGCCTATAACCAAGGTGGTACGGCCGATGTATTTACTATGCGAGGTTTTAGTGGCGGAGGGCACGAGGGCCAGGCAGCCATTGAAGTAGATGGTATTTCCTTGAACGAGGGCGAGGGCTCGCACGACGGCTACGCCGATATGAATTTAATAATCCCCCTGAATATTTCTAAAGTTGATGTTTACAAAGGGCCCTCTTCGGTGCTGTTTGGGCGCTATGCCATGGCCGGAACCCTGTCTTTTGAAACCAGAAAAGACGGAGAATATCAAGACCTCAGCCTTAAAGGTGGTTCTTTTGAAACATTTGACGGACAAATTGCCCTGGGAAAGCCCTTTGAGCTTGGCGATAATACCTTAAGAACCAATTTTGCCGCACAACTGTACCGTACAAAGGGCTTTACGGAAAATGCTGAATTTTTAAAAGGGAATTTAAACGGACGGGTGGCCTATGACGTGGGCGACCATACCGATATTGCCCTGAACCTAAAGGGCTACAGCGGCACATGGGATGCTCCCGGTTATATTCCCGGAGAACAGTTCAACGAGCTGGACCGACGTAACAAACAGGCCCTCAACGCAGAGAACGATGGTGGAGCTAAAAACTTTGCCTCTGAACGGCTGGATGTCAACCATAGCTTTAACGAAAACTTACGTTTGCTTGTTTTTGGATATGCCGTTCAACAAGATTACCAACGTTATGCAAAATTTAGTTATCAACCCGGAGGGCAATCTGAAAATAATAATAAACGGAATGTGTATGCCGTAGGAGCCAATTTGAACGGGAAACATGCCTTTGGATTCATGGATGTGAATTGGGTAGGTGGTCTTGAGTTCTATAACGAAATGACCAATTCGAAAAGATGGGGCACTGAAAATAGAGTACGGAGAGCCTTAAGGCAAAAACGGAATTACAACTTACAATCCTTTTCGGCTTTTGCTCAGGGGGAATTTGAAATAAGCACTTATTTTAGACCAACCGTGGGGCTGCGTTACGATGTGTACAATGGAACCTTGGAATTACGCGACCCCGGAGTTGCTGAGGAAAATAAGTCGCTCAATGACTTATCGCATGTTAGTCCAAAAATAGGTTTCCGTTCCACCCTGTTTCCGGGTTTCGATTTTAAAGCCAATGTTTCCAATGGTTTTATCATACCCCCTAGTGCAATCCGTTACAATAGCGACATGGACGTAGATCCCGCAGAGATTTGGCAATACGAAGCCGGTATAGTTTATGGCCGCAGCAGTTTTTTCAATGTCAATTTAACCGGTTTTATATTGAACACATCCAAAGAGATAAGCGAAACTGCCCCGGGCTCCGGAGAGTTTTTTAATTCCGGAACAACCCAACGACGAGGGCTCGAGATGGGGCTAAAAGCACAACCCTTTGACCGCTTCCATATTACAGCTTCGTTTGCCTATACCAGTACGGAGGTAATGGACAATGTGAACAAAGATCTAGAGGGAAAGGAATTAACGAATATTCCACGGACGGTGACTTCACTCTCGCTTGATTACACCCTGAAATACGGCTTTGGTGCACGAATTAACATGCGGGATATAGGGAAGTACGCAACCGGACAGACCAACTCCTTTTTTTATGAAGGATATACGGTTGCCGATGCCGCCCTCTTTTATAACCTTGGCAGTAATTCATCCCACAGTGGACAATTTTTTGTTGAACTGAACAATATGTTCGATCTTAACTATGCCACCTATGTGTTTGATTTGGGCCAGGGACAGTCGTATGGGCCTGCGCCTTTACGCAATTTCACCATCGGCGTGGCTTATAATCTCTAA
- a CDS encoding ABC transporter permease, translated as MNELIYKYLPLKRAINWNRRKEALTTSIISVALLLILVGSGFFMGIKGLAVNFEAANSSPSLSHPFGTDWLGRDMFVRTVKGLALSFWVGLLAAFISATIALMLSLLLVLNKTMDSIVTGLIDLFLGLPHIVTLILISFMLGGGLKGVIIAVALTHWPRLARLLRAEIKQVKNTEYITVSRNMGKSWFWISRHHILPHLIPQLFIGFILMFPHAILHEASITFLGFGLSSEQPAIGVILSEAMGYLSSGMWWLALFPGLMLLMMVAVFDSLGRNLRTIFDPFKGQKE; from the coding sequence ATGAATGAACTGATTTATAAATATCTGCCATTAAAGCGCGCCATAAATTGGAATAGGCGCAAAGAGGCATTAACCACCTCAATAATTTCCGTTGCTCTACTATTAATATTGGTAGGGAGCGGTTTTTTTATGGGTATAAAAGGATTAGCGGTTAATTTTGAGGCGGCAAACAGCAGTCCGTCATTAAGCCATCCCTTTGGTACCGATTGGCTGGGACGCGATATGTTTGTGCGAACCGTTAAGGGCTTGGCTCTTAGTTTTTGGGTGGGCTTACTGGCCGCCTTCATAAGTGCCACCATCGCTCTGATGCTTAGCCTGTTATTGGTGTTGAATAAAACGATGGATTCCATCGTTACGGGACTTATTGATTTGTTTCTCGGGCTGCCTCATATCGTAACCTTAATTTTAATTTCATTTATGTTGGGTGGCGGACTAAAAGGCGTAATCATTGCCGTGGCCCTAACCCATTGGCCCCGATTGGCACGTTTGTTACGAGCAGAAATTAAACAGGTAAAAAATACCGAGTACATCACGGTTTCCCGTAATATGGGAAAGTCGTGGTTTTGGATTTCCCGGCATCATATTTTACCTCATTTAATACCCCAGTTATTTATCGGGTTTATATTAATGTTTCCACATGCCATTTTGCACGAAGCCAGTATTACCTTTTTGGGCTTTGGATTATCCTCGGAGCAACCCGCAATTGGGGTTATTCTGTCCGAAGCTATGGGATATTTGTCGTCCGGCATGTGGTGGCTGGCTCTTTTCCCCGGTTTGATGTTGTTAATGATGGTGGCGGTTTTTGATAGTCTGGGACGTAATTTACGTACTATTTTCGACCCATTTAAAGGACAAAAAGAATAA
- the nikR gene encoding nickel-responsive transcriptional regulator NikR, which produces METISNTARFAVSLDRELLDNFDHVIEAQGYNTRSEAIRDLIRDKLVNLNWDEKEEAIGTITLVFNHHLYSLSDELTNKQHDHHAMIVSSMHVHLDHDNCLEIIAVKGKGEKIRKLADSLISLKGVKHGKLTLTTAGKENL; this is translated from the coding sequence ATGGAAACAATATCAAATACAGCAAGATTTGCTGTTTCGTTAGATCGCGAATTGTTGGACAATTTTGACCATGTAATTGAAGCGCAGGGTTACAACACCCGGTCGGAGGCCATTCGGGATTTGATTCGCGACAAGCTCGTGAACCTGAATTGGGATGAAAAAGAGGAAGCCATTGGCACCATAACCCTGGTCTTCAATCATCATCTTTACTCCTTATCCGATGAACTTACCAATAAACAGCACGATCATCATGCTATGATTGTCTCGTCCATGCATGTACACCTCGATCACGACAACTGTCTGGAGATAATTGCAGTAAAGGGCAAAGGTGAAAAAATCCGCAAGCTGGCTGATTCTTTGATCAGTTTAAAAGGTGTCAAACATGGCAAATTAACCCTCACTACAGCCGGAAAGGAAAATTTGTAA
- a CDS encoding oligopeptide/dipeptide ABC transporter ATP-binding protein, protein MKIKGHYNTNDKKPLLEVKNLSLSFPQYKNGFEESQIQVIRDFELTICPGEIVAVVGSSGSGKSLLADSILGILPNNAQTNGAIFFEGQALTPKLQNKLRGKAISLIPQSIKALDPLMKTAKQVQSIIPDKKAKIRIQREAFDKLGLPHDTDKKYPFELSGGMARRVLIATAMVSEAKLIIADEPTPGLDEESWNETLSHIKQLCKANKAVLFITHDIHAALKIADKIAVFYAGETVEIANKKDFTGNGDRLRHPYTKALWRALPENSFESLDGNQPEAMEVFAGCVFGPRCLMISDFCRNNRPGSTRVNNGLTRCFYANS, encoded by the coding sequence ATGAAAATCAAAGGACATTATAATACAAATGATAAGAAACCACTTTTAGAGGTCAAAAACCTTTCTCTCTCATTTCCTCAGTATAAAAATGGATTTGAAGAATCCCAGATCCAGGTCATTCGGGATTTTGAGCTGACTATCTGTCCTGGAGAAATAGTGGCCGTTGTGGGCTCCAGCGGCTCGGGAAAAAGCCTGCTGGCCGACTCTATTTTGGGCATCTTACCCAACAATGCCCAAACCAATGGAGCAATATTTTTTGAAGGTCAGGCTTTAACGCCAAAACTACAGAATAAGCTCCGTGGCAAGGCCATTTCGCTTATTCCGCAGTCGATAAAGGCTTTGGATCCTTTAATGAAAACCGCTAAGCAGGTACAAAGTATTATCCCGGATAAAAAGGCAAAAATTAGAATACAACGAGAAGCTTTTGATAAACTGGGTTTACCGCACGATACAGATAAAAAATACCCCTTTGAACTTTCCGGCGGAATGGCTCGCAGGGTATTAATAGCCACAGCAATGGTAAGCGAGGCAAAACTAATCATTGCCGACGAACCCACCCCCGGTTTAGACGAGGAGTCCTGGAACGAAACACTCAGCCATATTAAACAGCTTTGCAAAGCCAACAAGGCCGTCCTGTTTATTACCCACGATATTCATGCTGCTTTAAAAATTGCCGATAAAATTGCAGTTTTTTATGCCGGAGAAACAGTGGAGATTGCCAATAAAAAGGACTTTACAGGAAATGGCGACCGCTTGAGGCATCCTTATACAAAAGCTTTGTGGCGTGCTTTACCCGAAAATAGTTTTGAATCCTTAGATGGTAATCAGCCTGAAGCGATGGAGGTATTCGCCGGTTGTGTATTTGGGCCACGATGTTTAATGATTAGCGATTTTTGCCGTAACAACAGACCGGGATCCACAAGAGTAAATAATGGTTTAACAAGATGTTTTTATGCTAACAGTTAA
- a CDS encoding glycosyltransferase, translated as MQAFQKYISKHPSLTGFDVGTIKKAGLVVVIPAYLEDDLQPTLDSICACYQPDIQVAVLIVVNASINASEQVVAHQKETIRQIEKYLCHNASVNIYAVEAFGLPKKHFGAGLARKIGMDLAVDHFIRTENKDGIIVSLDADSTVKPNYLRSIVGFFSHTQNNACSIRFAHPTQGDDFDEDVYAAITQYELHLRYYVQALRFIGFPYAFHTIGSCFACTAAAYVSVGGMNRRQGGEEFYFIQKLVQQGAYAELNTTCVYPSPRMSSRVPFGTGPSVKKMIDNAEHDYMTYNLQGFIDLKDLFDRVEEFYQIPIDKYNELILNLPGRVRSFLVNSNFYMDMQAVGNNCSTLEVFKKRFYEVFTAFKLVKYINYTHEHFLDRMPVFDAAIELLDRMGLMSEDIFEDAELLQKYRELQNGK; from the coding sequence ATGCAAGCGTTCCAAAAATATATCAGCAAGCATCCATCACTGACCGGTTTTGATGTAGGCACCATCAAAAAAGCAGGTTTAGTGGTGGTTATCCCAGCGTATCTGGAGGATGATCTGCAACCCACGCTCGATTCTATTTGCGCCTGTTATCAGCCCGATATTCAAGTTGCTGTTTTAATTGTAGTAAATGCCAGCATTAATGCTTCAGAACAGGTTGTAGCCCATCAGAAAGAAACCATCCGGCAAATCGAAAAATATTTGTGCCATAATGCATCGGTAAATATATATGCGGTAGAGGCCTTTGGCTTACCCAAAAAACATTTTGGTGCCGGGTTGGCACGAAAAATAGGGATGGATTTAGCAGTAGATCATTTTATTCGTACAGAAAATAAGGACGGGATAATTGTATCGCTGGATGCCGACTCTACAGTAAAACCTAACTACCTTAGGTCTATTGTCGGGTTTTTTTCGCACACACAAAATAATGCATGCTCCATTCGCTTCGCGCACCCTACGCAAGGCGATGATTTTGACGAAGATGTATATGCGGCTATAACACAATACGAATTGCATCTTCGGTATTACGTTCAGGCATTGCGTTTTATCGGTTTTCCATATGCTTTTCATACCATTGGTTCGTGTTTTGCCTGCACAGCCGCTGCCTATGTTAGTGTGGGAGGTATGAACAGACGACAGGGGGGTGAGGAGTTTTATTTTATTCAAAAACTGGTGCAGCAGGGGGCATATGCCGAGTTAAATACCACCTGTGTTTATCCTTCACCACGTATGTCGTCGCGTGTGCCTTTTGGCACAGGACCATCTGTAAAAAAAATGATAGACAATGCCGAACACGATTACATGACCTATAACCTGCAGGGTTTTATCGACTTAAAAGATTTGTTTGATAGGGTAGAGGAGTTCTATCAGATACCCATTGACAAATACAATGAATTAATACTGAACCTGCCGGGCAGGGTAAGGAGCTTTTTGGTGAATTCAAATTTTTACATGGACATGCAAGCTGTAGGCAACAATTGTTCTACATTGGAGGTGTTCAAAAAGCGCTTTTACGAGGTATTTACTGCCTTTAAGTTGGTTAAGTATATCAACTATACCCATGAGCATTTCCTGGACCGTATGCCTGTGTTTGATGCGGCTATTGAATTGTTGGATAGGATGGGGTTAATGAGCGAAGATATTTTTGAAGATGCTGAATTATTGCAGAAATACCGCGAATTGCAAAATGGCAAATGA
- a CDS encoding DUF6588 family protein, which produces MKKLFLLIGVVMLFSANSFAQTDITELLKAGQKDANTLAQPYLKPFGEMLGKGLNNGWYTSAKPHKLLGFDLTFTASYIKAPSSALSFDVSQLELSEFEHVPTSSAIAPTVAGDIDDLPKLRLKDDITGLSEFDMPNGTGMDFLPIPMISAGVGLPYGFEIKGRFIPKVEIGDAGKLNLWGLGLQKDIKDYIPGVKHVPVLNVSVLAAYTKFASELQVDDPNFDGHLDISANGLTTRLLIGANLPVVAFYTGLGYGKSSSDFDLLGVYRPTATSDPISLAYSTTGFDMNVGMRIRLGVIALHADYTLGDYSSITAGLGISFR; this is translated from the coding sequence ATGAAAAAGTTATTTTTATTGATAGGCGTAGTAATGTTATTTAGTGCAAATTCGTTTGCACAAACCGATATTACAGAATTGCTGAAGGCCGGACAAAAAGATGCCAATACTTTGGCACAACCCTACCTGAAGCCTTTTGGCGAAATGTTAGGAAAAGGCTTGAACAACGGATGGTACACATCGGCAAAACCGCATAAATTATTGGGTTTCGACCTCACGTTTACAGCAAGCTATATTAAAGCCCCATCCAGTGCTTTAAGTTTTGATGTAAGCCAACTTGAGCTTAGTGAATTTGAGCATGTGCCTACTTCCTCAGCCATAGCGCCAACCGTGGCTGGAGATATTGACGACCTTCCGAAACTACGATTAAAAGATGATATTACAGGCTTATCTGAATTTGATATGCCCAACGGAACGGGCATGGACTTTTTGCCCATCCCCATGATATCTGCCGGGGTGGGACTGCCTTACGGATTCGAGATAAAGGGTAGATTTATACCCAAGGTTGAAATTGGCGATGCCGGAAAGCTAAACCTTTGGGGACTCGGTTTACAAAAGGACATTAAAGATTACATCCCGGGTGTTAAGCACGTGCCCGTGTTAAATGTTTCGGTATTGGCTGCCTACACTAAATTTGCCAGCGAATTGCAAGTGGACGATCCCAACTTCGACGGCCATTTAGACATCTCAGCCAATGGTTTAACCACGCGTTTGCTCATAGGTGCTAATTTACCCGTAGTGGCATTTTATACCGGACTGGGTTATGGTAAATCATCGAGTGATTTTGATTTATTGGGAGTTTATAGGCCCACAGCTACTTCGGATCCCATTAGTTTGGCCTATTCAACCACCGGATTCGACATGAACGTGGGTATGAGAATACGCCTTGGCGTAATCGCCCTGCATGCCGACTATACCCTGGGAGACTATAGTTCCATCACGGCAGGGTTGGGTATTAGTTTTAGGTAG
- a CDS encoding ABC transporter ATP-binding protein has protein sequence MLTVKNLGFCYQPGQWIFNKIEFSLKPGEVVGLFGQSGVGKTTFAKIMAGYLKPDKGWIAVDGKAYPPKGRNPVQLIGQHPEKTINPHWRMKQVLSESGEYSNKFLRKLGISKEWMHRFPSQLSAGELQRFCLARAIALETKYLIADEITTMLDAIAQAQIWQAVLQLVQQRQLGMLVISHELPLLKQTCHRILSFEELVGNS, from the coding sequence ATGCTAACAGTTAAGAACCTTGGTTTTTGTTACCAGCCGGGGCAGTGGATATTTAATAAAATTGAGTTCAGCCTAAAGCCGGGAGAAGTAGTTGGACTATTCGGGCAGAGCGGTGTAGGTAAAACTACTTTTGCCAAAATTATGGCCGGTTACCTAAAGCCCGATAAAGGTTGGATTGCTGTAGATGGAAAAGCTTATCCCCCAAAAGGACGTAATCCGGTTCAGTTAATCGGACAACATCCGGAAAAAACGATTAATCCACATTGGCGAATGAAGCAAGTTTTATCAGAATCCGGAGAATATAGTAATAAATTCTTACGGAAACTGGGTATTAGTAAAGAGTGGATGCACCGTTTTCCCTCACAGCTATCGGCAGGCGAATTGCAACGGTTCTGCCTTGCACGTGCAATTGCACTCGAAACCAAATACCTGATAGCAGACGAAATAACCACCATGCTCGATGCCATCGCCCAGGCGCAGATTTGGCAAGCGGTTTTGCAACTGGTGCAGCAGCGCCAGTTGGGCATGTTGGTTATTAGCCATGAGTTGCCCTTGTTAAAGCAAACCTGCCATCGTATTTTGAGTTTTGAGGAGCTTGTGGGTAATAGTTGA
- a CDS encoding M3 family metallopeptidase → MNTNPLLQKFTTVHQTPPFDKIKTEHYLPAFKESLVKARQDIAKIVDSKEKPSFENTVLALEYAGKQLDDVASIFFNINSAETNDEIQAIAREVSPMLTEYSNDIVLNETLFDRIKTVYDSREGLNLNAEQLKLLEDSYKGFERKGALLTGEDRERYRAITTELSKLTLHFGENVLAETNAFKLHITDPADLSGLPDAIKTAAAELARREEKEGWIFTLQFPSYVPFMKYADNRALRKQMYMAYASRASKGDEHDNKAIIAKIVNLRLEKAKLLGYQNHAEFVLEERMAKTPTKVNDFLNDLLNRSIEFARQDVADVAEFAKKDGLKDTLQRWDFSYYSEKLKTEKFDFTEEETKPYFPLDKVIDGVLGLANRLYGISFIENKDIPVYHNEVKAYEVLDENGSHLSVLYLDFFPRKGKQGGAWMTTYGDQYIKDGKNIRPLVSLVCNFSRPTQETPSLLTHNEVTTFLHEFGHGLHGMLANTTYKSHSGTSVYRDFVELPSQILENWGNEKEWLQMVGQHYKTGEVIPDELVDKILASANFQSGYLTVRQLSFGLNDMAWHTIMAPFEGSVSSFENAAMAKTELFPEVEGTSFSPAFSHIFAGGYAAGYYGYKWAEVLDADAFSLFKQNGIFDKATAASFRKNILSKGGTEHPMELYVAFRGQEPTLDALMERSGLVK, encoded by the coding sequence ATGAATACCAATCCATTATTACAGAAATTTACCACGGTGCACCAAACGCCACCGTTTGATAAAATTAAAACTGAGCACTACCTTCCGGCCTTTAAGGAGTCCCTTGTCAAAGCTCGACAGGATATAGCAAAAATTGTGGATTCAAAAGAAAAACCAAGTTTTGAAAACACAGTATTGGCATTGGAATATGCCGGTAAACAGCTGGATGATGTGGCGTCGATATTTTTTAACATTAACTCGGCCGAAACCAACGACGAAATTCAGGCAATAGCCCGCGAGGTATCCCCCATGCTGACCGAATATTCTAACGATATTGTATTAAATGAGACTTTGTTTGACCGTATAAAAACGGTTTACGATTCGCGCGAGGGACTCAATCTGAATGCAGAGCAACTAAAATTGCTGGAAGATTCGTATAAAGGCTTTGAAAGAAAAGGGGCATTGCTGACCGGTGAGGATAGAGAACGCTACCGTGCCATCACCACCGAGCTAAGTAAATTGACCTTACATTTTGGCGAAAACGTATTGGCCGAAACCAATGCTTTTAAACTGCACATTACCGATCCTGCCGATCTGAGCGGTTTGCCTGATGCCATTAAAACGGCAGCCGCTGAGTTGGCACGCCGCGAAGAAAAAGAAGGCTGGATCTTTACCTTGCAGTTCCCCAGCTACGTTCCGTTTATGAAATATGCCGACAACAGAGCGTTGCGCAAACAAATGTACATGGCCTATGCAAGCCGGGCCAGCAAGGGTGACGAGCACGACAACAAAGCTATAATTGCTAAAATTGTGAACTTGCGCCTCGAAAAAGCCAAATTGCTGGGGTACCAAAACCACGCCGAATTTGTGCTTGAGGAACGTATGGCTAAAACGCCCACCAAAGTAAACGATTTCCTTAATGACCTATTGAACCGTTCCATCGAATTTGCCCGGCAGGATGTAGCCGATGTGGCTGAATTTGCCAAAAAAGATGGCTTAAAAGATACATTGCAACGTTGGGATTTTAGTTACTACTCAGAAAAACTTAAAACTGAAAAGTTTGATTTTACCGAAGAGGAAACTAAACCGTACTTTCCTTTAGATAAAGTAATTGACGGGGTGTTAGGGCTGGCCAATAGATTGTACGGCATCAGCTTTATCGAAAATAAAGATATTCCGGTGTACCACAATGAGGTAAAAGCGTATGAGGTGCTGGACGAAAACGGTAGCCACCTGTCTGTTCTTTATCTCGATTTCTTTCCACGAAAAGGAAAACAGGGTGGCGCATGGATGACCACTTATGGAGACCAGTACATTAAAGACGGAAAAAATATCCGTCCTCTTGTTTCGTTGGTTTGTAATTTTAGTCGCCCCACACAGGAAACGCCCTCGCTATTAACACATAATGAAGTAACTACCTTTTTGCATGAGTTTGGCCATGGCTTGCATGGTATGTTGGCTAACACTACCTATAAAAGCCATAGCGGCACCAGTGTTTACAGAGACTTTGTTGAGCTGCCTTCACAAATTCTGGAGAATTGGGGCAACGAAAAGGAATGGCTACAGATGGTAGGCCAACACTATAAAACAGGAGAGGTGATTCCCGACGAATTGGTGGACAAGATATTGGCTTCGGCCAATTTTCAAAGCGGGTACCTGACTGTGCGCCAGCTTTCGTTCGGTTTAAATGATATGGCCTGGCATACTATCATGGCGCCTTTTGAGGGTTCTGTAAGTAGTTTTGAGAATGCTGCCATGGCAAAAACCGAACTTTTTCCCGAAGTGGAGGGTACCAGCTTTAGCCCGGCTTTCTCGCATATTTTTGCGGGAGGATATGCCGCGGGCTATTACGGCTACAAATGGGCCGAGGTACTGGATGCCGATGCCTTTAGCCTCTTTAAGCAAAACGGGATATTCGATAAGGCTACGGCCGCTTCGTTTCGTAAAAACATATTGAGTAAAGGCGGAACCGAACACCCCATGGAACTTTATGTGGCTTTCCGTGGGCAGGAGCCAACGCTGGATGCTTTGATGGAGCGTAGCGGATTGGTAAAATAG